CCCACGGGTTGTCACCCGGGTTCAGCGTGTAGCCGTCCAGCACGACTATTTTCATACCCCCTCCTCTGGAGTAGTTGAGTTATCAGCCGAGGTCGCTTCCGATCATGTCGCAGGTGGCGCCCTCCGGCTTCAGCTCCGGCACCACGGCGCCGCCGGAGACCACGAACTTCACCGCTTCCTCCACGGTCATCCCGCTGTCGGAGACATCCTCCTCCCTGAAGAAGAGGGCGAAACCGGAGGTAGGATTGGGCATCGTCGGGACGTACACCACCACCAGCTTTGCGCCGTCGCGCACCACCTCGGCGGTGACAAAGCCGACGGCAAGCACCCCTTTGCGCGGCCACTCCACGAATACGGCCCTGCGGTAGGAAGTCTTCCCCTCCTTGAAGACCTTGGTCAGCTGCTTGCTGGAGGTGTAGATCGACTTTACCAGCGGGATCCTGGAGAGCCACTCGTCCCACCACCTGAGGATCCGCGTCCCCATGACGTTGGTGGCGAGAATGCCGCAAAGGTAGATCACCACCATGCCGGTCAGCATGCCGAGCCCCGGCATGTGGTACTCGCGGTGCGTTATGGCGCTCAGGAGATAGTCGAGATAGCTGCCGAGGATGCCGTCGGCGAAGTTGAATAGGAACTTCAGGATGAAGAGTGTGATGCCGACCGGGATGACAATGAAAAGCCCCGCCGCGAATTTCCCCTTCAGATGTCTCAGTAACTGTTCCATTACGCCCCCTGTTACCGATGGTTTATGCAACAGGGCATCGCCAAAGTCAATGCAGTTATCCGTATTCCCTGCTACTTCACGGTACTTTACAATGAGGACGGCTAAAGGGTGAGGCGATGGCACCATGATTATCTCGATCATCTTCGTCCTGTTACGATCCACGACGAATGATTTCGCGGCATTAGCAGTTGACAACGAGTGTGGCAAAATTCTAAATTGTGTCGTTATCTCCCAGTCTTCCTCCCAGAAAGGCACTGCCCATGCCCTCAAAACGTCTTGCAGGTATTGCAGCAGCCGCAGCGGTCGTGCTCGTCGTTGCGGTTCTCACGGTGGTGCCCCGTCTGACGAAGATGGCTACCACAGCAAAGGACACCGACTACCTGCAGCTTTTCCAGGAGGCGTACACCGCCGTACGCACCCACTACGTGGAAAAGGTCGATGACAAGAAACTGATGCAAGGCGCCATCAGCGGCATGCTCTCCGCTCTCGACCCGCACAGCACCTACCTCCCGGTGCAGGATTTCAACGAGATGCAGGTGCATATAGCCGGAGCCTTCGGTGGTGTCGGGATCGAGCTGGGCATGCAAAACGGCAAGCTCTTCGTCAATGCCCCGCTGGAGGACACACCCGCTTTCCGCGCGGGGATTCTCGCCGGCGACATGATCTGGAAGATCGACGGACATCTCACCCAGGGGATGACTATCAACGACGCGGTGAGCCGCATGCGCGGTACCCCCGGCACTCCCGTCACCCTCGGCATTCTCAGGGACGGCAGTCCCACCCCCCTCAAATTCCACCTGGTACGCGCCACCATCAAGACGCGCAGCCTGAAGGGCAGGCTTCTCGAGCCGGGGTTCGCCTACATTGCCATCGCCGAGTTCCAGGAGCGGACGGCAGAGGATTTCAAGGCGGCACTTCAGAGACTCCATGCGGAGAATGGGGGGCCTTTCCGGGGGCTGATACTCGACCTGCGCTACAATCCAGGAGGGCTCGTGGAACAGGCTTTCCTGGTGGCTGACCGCTTCATTGGCGAAGGAGCCTCCGAAAACGGCCTCATCGTCACCACGAAGGGGCGCGAGCCCTCCTCCGAGAGGAGCCTCAGCGCCTACATGGGGAAGAAGGAGCCGCACTACCCGATGGTCGTGCTGGTGAACGGCGGTAGCGCAAGCGCCTCCGAGATCGTCGCGGGCGCGTTGCAGGACCACAAGCGCGCAGTCATCATGGGGACGCAGAGCTTTGGCAAGGGCTCCGTACAGTCGATCATGCAGCTTCGGAACGGAGACGGGCTGAAACTCACCACTGCGCGCTACTACACCCCGAGCGGGCGCTCCATCCAGGCAAAAGGGATCACCCCCGACATCGTCGTGGAGATGCGGAAGCAGGCCCCGGTAAAGAAAAAGGATGAGGACGAGCTCCGTGAGAAGGACCTGGACGGCCATATGCTGGAGCTTGACGACCATCCGGCAAAAGGAACGGCGAAGGCCGTGGAACTGAAGGAGAGCGAAATTCTGGCAAAGGACTACCAACTCTCCCGCGCGCTGGAACTCCTCAAAGGGGTGGACCTGATGGGGGCGTCGCTGAAAAAATAGGCGCTATTTGTGGAGATGCAATGTAGGCCGGAATAAGCGGAGCGTTTCCGGCATTTCCGGATGCTTGCATCCATCGGCTGGCGCCGACGCCGGGAACGCCTGCGGCTTATCCCGGCCTACGACGGCCATGCACGTTCCGGAGAATGTAAATGTAGGCCGGAATAAGCGGAGCGTTCCGGCATTTCCGGTGCCGCATCCATCGGCTGGCGCCGACGCCGGGAACGCCTGCGGCTTATCCCGGCCTACGAGCGTCCATGCACGTTCCGGGAGAAGGTAAAGTAGGCCGGAATAAGCGGAGCGTTTCCGGCATTTCCGGTTGCCGCATCCAGCGGCTCCCGCCGACGCCGGGAACGCCTGCCGGCTTATCCCGGCCTACGACGGCCATGCACGTTCCGGGAGAAGGTAATGTAGGCCGGAATAAGCGGAGCGTTTCCGGCATTTCCGGTGCTTGCATCCATCGGCTGGCGCCGACGCCGGGAACGCCTGCGGGCTTATCCCGGCCTACGAGCGTCCATGCACGCTCCGGAGGATGTATATGTACGCCGGAATAAGCGGATCGTTTCCGGCATTTCCGGTGCTTGCATCCATCGGCTGGCGCCGACGCCGGGAACGCCTGCGGCTTATCCCGGCCTACAGGTCATCATCTCCAAGTACCAGGAAGGACCTAGATGCAGCACTACAACCTCCTCGCGGTAGTGGGCGCGACAGCTTCCGGAAAGACAAGGCTCGGCGTCGCCCTCGCGCGGGTGCTACAGGGGGAGATCATCTCCGCCGACTCGCGCCAGGTCTACTGCGGGCTCGATCTTGGGACCGGTAAGGATCTCCACGAATACGGAGAGGTCCCCTACCACCTGATCGACATAGCCTCCCCCGGCACCGAATTCAACCTCTTCGACTTCCAACGCCACTTCTTCCTCGCCTTTACCGATATCTCGTCCCGTAGCCGCCTGCCGATCCTCGTCGGGGGGAGCGGCATGTACCTCGACTGCGTGCTGCGCTCCTACCGGCTCGCGGAGGTCCCGGCAAATCGTGTGCTGCGCGCCGAGCTCGCGTCCCTTTCCATGGACGAGCTGATCGCCCGGCTGAAGGGCGCCACCGACCGGCTCCACAACACCACCGACCTCACCGACCGCGACAGACTGGTCCGCGCCATTGAGATCGCGGAGGCGCCCGCTGCGCGGGAGGACGCGTTCCCGGAAGTGCGACCGCTGGTCCTCGGGATACGGTGGGAGCGCGCCGCGCTGAGGGAGCGGATCACGGCCCGCCTGAAGGAGCGGCTCGAGGCCGGGCTGGTAGAGGAGGTGCGGGAACTCCTCTCAGCGGGGGTGAGCCACGAAAAGCTCGACTTCCTCGGCCTGGAATACCGCTACCTCGGGAGGCACCTCAAGGGGGAGCTCTCCCGCAACGACATGTTCCAAAAGCTGAACAGCGCAATCCACGACTTCGCCAAGAAACAGGAGAACTGGTTTCGCCGCATGGAAAAGCACGGCACCGTGATCCACTGGGTGGAAGGGGCCGGTGATCCCCTCTCCGAGGCGCTGGCACTCATCGAGCGGCTCGACGTAGATCCGGAGCCCCCGCGGAGTTCTACCCCGTGAGCGGCGCAGGTGGAGGCAGCGAGCATCCTCTCTCTCCCGGCAAAGGAGACGAGACAGGAGGCGCAGCGCCTCCGCCGCCGGGAGACGTCGGAACGCCCTCTCTTTCAACGGGAGGGCCAGGGTGGGGATGTGGTTCTACGGCGGTGGCAGCTCTCCACCGCTACCAGCAAACGCGCGGCATCCGTGGCGTCTGGCGCATCGAAGGATACGACAGGGGCGGCTTCGACGGCTGCGTCGTCATCCCCGCGCTGGCGGAATCGGAGCGCCTCTTTGCCACGCTCCATTCCCTGGCCCTGAACCCGGCACCGCTACTGGAACGTTTCCTCGTCGTCGTGGTGGTGAACCATCGGGAGGATGCGGCAGCGGAGCAAAAGGAAGACAACCGGCACACCCTGCAGCGCCTGCGAGACGGCTTCCCCCCTTTGAACCTCGCCCTTGTCGATGCGGCAGGGGATGGGCTGGAGCTCCCGGCGAAGACGGGGGGAGTCGGGCTGGCGCGAAAGATCGGCATGGACCTCGCCCTATCCCGCCTCACCGAAAACGCCATCATCGCCTGCCTCGATGCCGACACCACCGTTGAGCAGAGTTATCTCCCCGCCATTCTTACCCATTTCGCCGACCACAGCGCCGCCGGTGGCGCGGTCCTCCCCTTCCGGCACCAGAAGGGGGAAAGTCTCCGGGAGGAGCGGGCGATAACCCTCTACGAGCTCTTCCTGCGCCACTACGTACTCGGCCTGACCTTTGCCGGGTCGCCGTACGCCTTCCACACCGTCGGGAGCGCCATGGCCTGCACCGTCCCCTCATACATCAAAATGGGAGGGATGAACAGCCGCAGCGCCGCCGAGGACTTCTACTTCCTCCAGCACCTGCAAAAGACCGCCGGGGTGAGCCGGCTGCGCGGCAGCACGGTGCACCCGGCGGCGCGCAGCTCGCACCGAGTTCCCTTCGGGACAGGTAAGAGTGTGTCGCAGATCGTCCACCACGGTGAAGGGTGGCAGACCTTCTACAGCGTCGACTGCTTCCTCATTCTCAAGGAGTGGCTCCACCTGGTGCAGGAACAAACCGGTCTTTCCGGCCGAGAGCTCCTCTGTTGCAGCAGGAGGATTAGCCGCCACCTCACGGCTCACCTGGAGGAGCTTCACTTCGAGGAAGTGTGGGAGCGGCTCTCCCGCAACGCCCACGACACTAACTCTCTGCTGCGCGCCTTTCACTGCTGGTTTGACGGGCTAAAGACCGTCCGGCTTGTCCATCGGCTCTGCCACCGTTTCCCACGACAAGCTGCGGCGCAGGCCGTTCCCGACCTCCTTGCCGTGGCAGGATTTCCGGCCGTCGGGGACGAAGAGGCGCAGCTCGACCTGTTGAGGGATCTGCAGAACGGCACGGACTGACATAGTAATTGACGTATCAGGCGGCGATATGCTACGACAATTGCTGGCGTGTAGCAGATGCAGCAAACGCATTAATGGGAGGTTTCGGATGTTTGCACGATTGAAATCGGACATAAGGGCAGTCTTTGACAGGGATCCCGCGGCACGCAGCGTGCTCGAGGTCATCTTCTGTTACCCGGGACTCCACGCCGTCTGGTTTCACCGCATCTCGAACTGGTTGTGGAAGAGGGAGTTTTTCTTTCTCGGCCGCTTCGTTTCCCACCTGGCGCGCTTTCTTACCGGCATCGAAATCCATCCCGGTGCCACCATCGGAAAAGGGTTCTTCATCGACCACGGCATGGGAGTCGTCATCGGGGAGACTGCCGAGATCGGTGACAACGTCACCCTGTACCACGGCGTAACGCTCGGGGGGGTAAGCTGGGAGAAGGTGAAGCGCCACCCGACGCTGGAGGACAACGTCGTGGTCGGTTCCGGCGCGAAGGTGCTGGGTCCCTTCACGGTCGGCAAAGACAGCAAGGTCGGATCAAACGCCGTAGTGGTGAAAGAGGTCCCGCCCAATTCCACCGTCGTCGGCATCCCCGGGCGCGTGGTGATGGCGACCGAAAGGCCGCAGGAGCGGATGGACCTGGAGCACGGCAGGATGCCGGACCCGGAGGCAAAGGCGATCTCCTGCCTCTTCGACCAGCTCAGGGAACTGGAACGTAAATACAGCATCCTCGCGGCTGAACATGAGGAACTCAAGAAGCGCGTAGACCAGGAACTTCCGGCCGAACTCCGCAGCAAGAAGAGCGCTGGAATCGCCTGATCCGAATAGTAACCGGAATGGAACGCGGATGACGCGGATTGAGCGGGAACGGTGGATGCTGAAAGATCCGCCGGCGCCGCCAACACATGTGTCATCCGTGTTTTCGTTTTCACTTCGGCGTGCCGAAGTGTGAATAAAACACCACGATAGTTGTTCTACCGTCACTTCGGCATGCCGAAGTGAAGAAGTCTCAGCCCCGCGGTCCGCCTTTTCTGCTTTTCCGCCAACCGTATCATCCGCTTATATATTCCCACCGAACGAGCGAAGCCATGAAGAAAGTAGCCATCACCACACTCGGTTGCAAGACGAACCAGTTCGAGTCAGCGGCCATGACCGAAGCGTTGCAGAAGGACGGCTTCTGCATCGTCCCCTTCACCGACCCCGCCGACATCTACATCATCAACAGCTGCAGCGTGACGGCAAAGACCGATGCGGAGTCGCGCCGCCTGATCAGGAAGGGGATGAAGCAGAACCCCTCCGCCCGGATCGTGGTCACCGGCTGTTACGCTCAGCTCTCCGCCGCGGAGATTCTTGATCTCGGCGTGCACCTGGTGATCGGCAACAGCGAGAAGCGGGACCTGGTGAGGATCCTTCGGGAGGCGGACGGGGAGCCGCGGGCGCTGGTGGGGGATATCTCCGAGCAGCAGTCCGAAGACGGGCTGGCACTGGAGACATTCGCGGAGCATACCCGCGCCTTTCTCCAGGTGCAGAACGGATGCAATGCCAGTTGTGCCTACTGCATCGTGCCGAAGGCGCGCGGGAGGAGCAGGAGTGTCGCACCGGAGCGGGTCCTGGAAGGGGTGGCGGCATTCGCTGCCAAGGGATTCAGGGAGGTCGTTCTCTCGGGGATCCACCTCGGCGCCTACGGGCTCGATCTCTCTCCCGCGACCGATCTCCTGGCACTCCTGAAGGAGATCGAGAAGCAGGGGGTGATCGGGCGTCTGAGGATCGGATCGGTGGAGCCGACGGAGATGACGCCGGAACTTATCTCCTTTGTAACTGCGTCTCCTATCGTGTGCCAGCATCTGCATATCCCGCTGCAAAGCGGCAGCGATGCCGTTCTGGAGCGGATGAACCGCGGCTACGAGAAGGCGCTCTTTCGCGAGGTGACGGAGTCACTGGCGCAGAGCTCCCCCGATATCTGCATCGGGGCCGACGTCATCGCAGGCTTTCCGGGCGAGAGTGATGAGGAGTTCGAGGAAGGGTACACCTTTCTGGAGTCGCTCCCGCTCGCGTACCTGCACGTATTCCCCTTCTCATCCCGCCCCGGCACGCCTGCTGCGACCATGAAACCCCAGGTACCGGCTGCAACGATCAAGGAGCGTGCGCTCCGCCTGCGGCAGCTCTCGGACAGGAAGAAGGAGTCGTACTACCGGTCTTTTCTGGGGCGGACAGTGCAGGTACTGATTCAGAAGGAACAAAAAGGGGTGAGGGGGCTATCGAGAAACTACATCCCCGTGCAGATCGAAGGGGTCGAGCCCCCGCAAAACAGCGAGGTGAGTGTGCTTGTCACCAGGGTGCAGGGGGATCATCTCGTGGGGAAGGTCGTGACTGTGTCACTTCATGCCTGACGCTCCTGGCAGCCCGGGAGGAGCGGGACTCGCGGCCAAAAGGTTGATCCGGGGATTCCACAGGAAGCGTGGGGACATTGCCACGAAGCACTGCAGAAGCCTAACGTTCCCCCCTTCGCAAAGGGGGGGACGCAAGGCCTC
The DNA window shown above is from Geomonas sp. RF6 and carries:
- a CDS encoding glycosyltransferase, which codes for MAALHRYQQTRGIRGVWRIEGYDRGGFDGCVVIPALAESERLFATLHSLALNPAPLLERFLVVVVVNHREDAAAEQKEDNRHTLQRLRDGFPPLNLALVDAAGDGLELPAKTGGVGLARKIGMDLALSRLTENAIIACLDADTTVEQSYLPAILTHFADHSAAGGAVLPFRHQKGESLREERAITLYELFLRHYVLGLTFAGSPYAFHTVGSAMACTVPSYIKMGGMNSRSAAEDFYFLQHLQKTAGVSRLRGSTVHPAARSSHRVPFGTGKSVSQIVHHGEGWQTFYSVDCFLILKEWLHLVQEQTGLSGRELLCCSRRISRHLTAHLEELHFEEVWERLSRNAHDTNSLLRAFHCWFDGLKTVRLVHRLCHRFPRQAAAQAVPDLLAVAGFPAVGDEEAQLDLLRDLQNGTD
- the miaA gene encoding tRNA (adenosine(37)-N6)-dimethylallyltransferase MiaA, which gives rise to MQHYNLLAVVGATASGKTRLGVALARVLQGEIISADSRQVYCGLDLGTGKDLHEYGEVPYHLIDIASPGTEFNLFDFQRHFFLAFTDISSRSRLPILVGGSGMYLDCVLRSYRLAEVPANRVLRAELASLSMDELIARLKGATDRLHNTTDLTDRDRLVRAIEIAEAPAAREDAFPEVRPLVLGIRWERAALRERITARLKERLEAGLVEEVRELLSAGVSHEKLDFLGLEYRYLGRHLKGELSRNDMFQKLNSAIHDFAKKQENWFRRMEKHGTVIHWVEGAGDPLSEALALIERLDVDPEPPRSSTP
- a CDS encoding S41 family peptidase — protein: MPSKRLAGIAAAAAVVLVVAVLTVVPRLTKMATTAKDTDYLQLFQEAYTAVRTHYVEKVDDKKLMQGAISGMLSALDPHSTYLPVQDFNEMQVHIAGAFGGVGIELGMQNGKLFVNAPLEDTPAFRAGILAGDMIWKIDGHLTQGMTINDAVSRMRGTPGTPVTLGILRDGSPTPLKFHLVRATIKTRSLKGRLLEPGFAYIAIAEFQERTAEDFKAALQRLHAENGGPFRGLILDLRYNPGGLVEQAFLVADRFIGEGASENGLIVTTKGREPSSERSLSAYMGKKEPHYPMVVLVNGGSASASEIVAGALQDHKRAVIMGTQSFGKGSVQSIMQLRNGDGLKLTTARYYTPSGRSIQAKGITPDIVVEMRKQAPVKKKDEDELREKDLDGHMLELDDHPAKGTAKAVELKESEILAKDYQLSRALELLKGVDLMGASLKK
- the mtaB gene encoding tRNA (N(6)-L-threonylcarbamoyladenosine(37)-C(2))-methylthiotransferase MtaB, yielding MKKVAITTLGCKTNQFESAAMTEALQKDGFCIVPFTDPADIYIINSCSVTAKTDAESRRLIRKGMKQNPSARIVVTGCYAQLSAAEILDLGVHLVIGNSEKRDLVRILREADGEPRALVGDISEQQSEDGLALETFAEHTRAFLQVQNGCNASCAYCIVPKARGRSRSVAPERVLEGVAAFAAKGFREVVLSGIHLGAYGLDLSPATDLLALLKEIEKQGVIGRLRIGSVEPTEMTPELISFVTASPIVCQHLHIPLQSGSDAVLERMNRGYEKALFREVTESLAQSSPDICIGADVIAGFPGESDEEFEEGYTFLESLPLAYLHVFPFSSRPGTPAATMKPQVPAATIKERALRLRQLSDRKKESYYRSFLGRTVQVLIQKEQKGVRGLSRNYIPVQIEGVEPPQNSEVSVLVTRVQGDHLVGKVVTVSLHA
- a CDS encoding DUF502 domain-containing protein; this encodes MEQLLRHLKGKFAAGLFIVIPVGITLFILKFLFNFADGILGSYLDYLLSAITHREYHMPGLGMLTGMVVIYLCGILATNVMGTRILRWWDEWLSRIPLVKSIYTSSKQLTKVFKEGKTSYRRAVFVEWPRKGVLAVGFVTAEVVRDGAKLVVVYVPTMPNPTSGFALFFREEDVSDSGMTVEEAVKFVVSGGAVVPELKPEGATCDMIGSDLG
- the cysE gene encoding serine O-acetyltransferase; translation: MFARLKSDIRAVFDRDPAARSVLEVIFCYPGLHAVWFHRISNWLWKREFFFLGRFVSHLARFLTGIEIHPGATIGKGFFIDHGMGVVIGETAEIGDNVTLYHGVTLGGVSWEKVKRHPTLEDNVVVGSGAKVLGPFTVGKDSKVGSNAVVVKEVPPNSTVVGIPGRVVMATERPQERMDLEHGRMPDPEAKAISCLFDQLRELERKYSILAAEHEELKKRVDQELPAELRSKKSAGIA